DNA sequence from the Streptomyces sp. HUAS 15-9 genome:
AACGGTTTCAGTGAGGCGCATTGGCAGCAACTGCCCGAACCTTCTGGAGGTGTTTTCGATGTTGATGCGCACCGACCCCTTCCGTGAGCTCGACCGGCTGGCTCAGCAGCTGATGGGCCCGGGCACCTGGTCGCGGCCGTCCGCGATGGCGATGGACGCGTACCGCGAGGGGCACGAGTACGTGGTGGCCTTCGACCTCCCCGGCGTCAGCGCGGACGCGATCGACATCGACGTCGAACGCAACATGCTGACCGTCAAGGCCGAACGCCGCCCCGTGGCCAAGGGCGACGACGTGCAGATGGAACTCTCCGAGCGGCCGCTGGGCGTCTTCTCCCGCCAGATCGTGCTCGCGGACACGCTGGACACCGAGCAGATCAAGGCCGACTACGACGCAGGCGTGCTCACCCTGCGCATCCCGATCGCCGAGCGCGCCAAGCCCCGCAAGATCTCCATCGGCTCGGGATCCGACCGCAAGGAGATCTCCGGCTGAGCCGAACGATCCGGGCCGAACGCCGGCGGAGGACGGGCACCTGATCTCCCCCTCACCCCGTCCTCCGCACCCCACGGGACGGACTCGAAGAAGGGCGGCGATGAACGTGCCCCTGCGACAAGAAGCGTTCCTGGAACATGTCAGGGAACGCGGCGAGTACGACAGCCTGTCAGAAGCAGAACGCGCGGCCCGCGTGGTGCTCGCCCTGCTCGGCGCGCGCCTGGTCGGCGAGGTCCGCGCCGAGCTGGCCGCGCGGCTGCCGGAAGACTTCGCCCTGATCCTCCTCAACCCGCTGCAGAGCAGAGAGCCCCTGCCGCCGGAGCGGTTCCTGCGCGCGACCGCCGCCTGGATCGAAGGGGCCACCGAGCAGACCGCCGCCTGGGACGTCAGCGCCGTCCTCAGCACGGTCGCCGACGCGGTCGGCGACGACCTGCTGGGCCAGATCCTGCTCCAGCTCCCCGCCGGCTACGACCTCCTCTTCGGTCACCCCCAGCCCGCCTGACCACCCACACCCCGGTGCCCTCGCACAGGCACCACGACCTCCGGCGACAGAAAGGGCAAACGACCCCAGTGATGACCGACCGGCGTGCACCACTCCAGCACACACCCGTGATGACGTACGAGCAGCTGCTGGAGAAGGTCCGCTACGAAGGCGCCTACCCCACCCGGGAAAGAGCCGAGGAAGCCGTCCGCCTGGTCCTCGCAGGACTCGGACGCCAGCTGACGGGCGACGAACGCGTCGACCTCGCCGCCCGCCTCCCCTTCGAAGCCGCAACGATCCTCACCGCGCAGATCCCCGACACCCAGCCCCTGACCGGCTGGGCCTTCGTCAAAGACCTCGCCGCCCGCACCGGCGCCACCCTGGGCACCACCCGCTGGGACACCGGATCCGTCCTCTGTGTCGTCGCAGCCCTGGCCGGCCCCGACCTCCTCACCCGCATCCTGCATCAACTCCCCTCCGGCTACGTTCTGTTGTTCGGCCGCGCCGAACACGAGTGACGCTGCCCCCCGTTTTCCTGACTCGCGCCGGGATGGCGGGTAGATGCTTTCCGTCTCGGCGCGGACGGCGGCAGGTCGTCTCGACGCTGAGATGACGCTCGTTCTGACGGGTTGTCACCTTGCGGCGGCCGGACCCATCAGTGATCTTGCCGCTTCTGGCTCATCGGCGCCTGGCGCGCCCGCACGGTGAACCTGGCCGCGGCGACGGCCGACCGCGGGCTGTCGGTGGGCGTCTGGACGCCGACATCCACGGTCATTCGGTCCCGCGGATGCTGGGCGCCTGGGCCAATCCCACCCAGGTCGAGAAGATGATCACGCCGCCACGGGTCAACGGCGTGAAGGTGATCTCCATCGGAATGTCACCCCGGGCAACGCACCCGTGGTCTGGCGTGGCCCGATGCTGCACCGCGCGCTGCGGCAGTTCCTCGCCGACGTCTACTGGGGCGACCTGGACGTCCTCCTCCTCGACCTGCCGCAGGGCACCGGCGATATCGCGATCTCGGTCGCCCAACTGCTTCCGCGCGCGGAGCTCTTGGTGGTGACCACCCCGCAGCCCGCCGCTGCCGAGGTCGCCGAGCGGGCCGGCGCCATCGCCCTGCAGACGGGCCAGCGAGTGGCCGGCGTCGTGGAGAACATGTCCTGGCTCCTGATGCCGGACGGGTCACGGGCCGAACCCTTCGGCTCCGGAGGCGGCCAGACAGTCGCCGGCTCGCTCTCCCGCAAGGTCGGCACTTACGTCCCCCTCCTCGGCCAGGTACCTCTCGACCCCCGCCTCCGCGAAGCGGGCGACGCCGGCACCCCGCTGGTGCTCAAGACCCCGGAGGCTCCGGCGGCGACGACCCCCTGCGCGCCATCGCCGAAAACCTCGCCGTACGCCCACGCGGCCCGGCAGGTCGGCAGCTCCCCGTCAGCCCGTCGGGAGGGTCATGATGTGCGAGCCGGCGTTCGGACCGAGCGGTGGCGGATCGCCGGGTCGTCCAGCGACTCCGGCAGACGGCGGCGGAACTTCTCCCGGTACAGCGCGAGGACCTCGGCGTCCGTGCCCGAGACGTCCCTCGGGGTGGATGCGGGGTGGATGCGGGGTGCTGTGGGAGCGAGCGGGGGCGGATCCCCGGGTGAGCTGGTTGCCGCCGTCCTGCTCAGCCCTGAGCGGGACGGACTCCCGGCCTTGACGCCCGTGTGACGCTCTGGGCGTCTGCACGAAGGGCCATGAGCCGAGAAGACGGCTGTGACCAGGGCTTTTCTGGTTTCCGTTCAGGCCGACATTCTTCCGATGACGCATCATGTGGAGTGCACGGCGATCCTTGAGCCTGCGGCGAAGAGTGGCTGACCTGCGGCTTTGTCGCAGTGGTCGTCCGAGGCCGGAGCCTCGTGGGACAAGGCCCTAGTCGCTCACCGCCCGTCGGATGCCGGTGACCAGGTCGGGGTGGATGCGTACGAGGTGGTCCGGGCCGTGGGCCGACTGCGGGCGCAGTGCCGCGCGGTAACGCGCCACCTGCTCCGGGTCCGTGACGAGGTGGCAGTGGCCGGTGGCGACGACGCTCCACCGCAGGCCGGTGTTGTGGTCGATCTCGTCGGCATGGTAGGCGACGGCGACGCCTTGGGAGTCCGCCTGCTCCGTGGGGGCGGTGAGGGCGGCGCCGTTGCGGGCGCAGACGATGATGTCGCCGTCGTCGAGGATGTGGTCGACGGGGCGTACGGCGGGCAGCGCCCGCTGCGGGAAGTCGATCGGTAGGACGATGCGGCCCAGGGGGACGCTGCTGAGCAGGCGCAGGGCTTCGTCGGGGGCCAGTTCTACGGTGCGGCGCGGCTCGGGAGGTAGCCGATGCGTCATGAGCGGATGTCCTTCGCGCACGGCGGTACTCGTCCGCCGCACAGGGTCGGTGCCACTGAGGTCTGGCGGCCCCCATGCAACGCGTTTCGGCCTTGCGCTGCCAGAGCCGTTCGGCCCATAGGTGTATGTGATGTAGGCCACATCAGAGAGGGCTGGGGCGGGGTGACCCTCGTGTGTCACGCTTGCCGCACGTCTCCCGTGCCCGAAAGCGGGTGTGCCCGGCGCCTTGTGCCGACGAAGACGATCTCCGGGCGGCGTCGCCCGCTTCGCCCTCCGCGCCGACGAGGCCGCCGCTGATCCACCCTCAGTTTCGAAGTGCCCCCGTGCATGTGCCCGGGGGCTTCTTCATGTGCCCGAAATCCACCGTGAGTTGAAGGAGCACCGGATGGTGACTGGAAAAGAACGCCGACTTCGCCGGCTCCTCGGGGAGGACGGCAAGACCCTGCTGGTCGCCGTCGACCATTCCCTGACGCTCGGTGCCATCGGCGGTCTGACGGACATGGGTTCCGTCATGGACGCGGCCGTGGCGGGCGGCGCCGACGGCGTGGTCAGTCACCGTGGCTCCGCCGCCCGCTGCATGCCCGTGCAGCGCGGGACCGCGCTCGTCGTCCATCTCTCGGGCGCCACGGCGCTGAGCCCGCGATCGGAGCTGAAGACGCGGGTCTGTGCCCCGGAGGCGGCGCTCGCGCTGGGGGCCGACGCCCTCTCCGCCCACGTCACGCTGGGCGGTGGCTCGGCCGAGGACCGCGCAGCGCTCGCCGATCTCGGCTCGCTCGCCGCAGACTGCGACCGGCTGGGCATACCGCTGCTGGCGATGACGTACGTGCGCACCGAGGCGCCCGACCCCGGTCCCGCCGTGCTGCACGCGGCGCGCATCGCGGCCGAACTGGGCGCGGACATCGTCAAGGCGGCTCATCCGGGCGACGAGCATGTGGCGGAACTGGCGGCCACCGTGCCCGCGCCGGTCGTGCTGGCGGGCGGTCAGGCGGACAGCGGCTGGGACGAGTTCTGCGAGTCCGCGAAGGCCGCGATGGGCGCCGGCGTCGCGGGCCTGTGCGTCGGCCGCCGTATGTTCGGGGCCGCCGATCCCGTGCGCGCCACCGCCGACCTGCGGGCGATCGTCCATGGTGAAGGCTGAGGGCGACCGGGCATGAAGCGGCGTACCACGTCGTACTTCCATCTCGGCCGGATCTTCGAGTGGCATGCCGAGCGGTCCGCCCAGAGCGTGCTGCACCTCGACCGGCCGTTCGACATCGCACCCGAGGCGGGCCTCGTCCACGACGGGCCCGCGCTCGCGGCGACGGTGCGGGAGCTCTCGGACTGTCTGCACGTCGGCGGTCTGCGGCAGGGCGACCGGGTCGTCGTGGCCAAGGAGAACCACTTCGACATGGTTCTGCTGGCGGCGGGTGCGGCCAGGATCGGCGCCGTTCCCGTCATGGTCGCAGCGGCCAACTCGCCGGAGGCAGTGCGCACCATGGTGGAGCGGGCCGCCCCGCGGCTCCTGATCACGGGTCCTGGTCTGCTCTCCCGGGCCGTCGAGGCCGGGGTCGAACTCGCCGACCGGAGCGTGCGGATCGTCCGCGTCGGGCCGGAGGGCAGCGGCACCGGCACCGCGGTGCCGCTGGACGAGCTGCGCGGCGGGGCGACGGCGCCCGTGCGGCTCGGCGGCGACGACGATCCCATGGTCGCCACGCACACGTCCGGCACGACCGGAGTGCCCAAACTCGTGCTGCACACGGCGAACACGGCCATCGGCAGGTTTCCCCCACGGATGGAGCGCTACCGGCTTCCGTTTCTCACCACCCGCCGCGGCGACGTGGTGGCCGCGGCGGTCTCCTTCGCGCACATCCGGGTCATGGCGTGGACGGCGTCCCAGCTCAAGATGGCACCGCGCAAACTGGTGGCCGTCTCGGACCCGCTCGTGGCCAACATGGAGAGCATCCTGGAGGAACACCGGCCCACCTCCATCGAGGCGTTCCCCAACGTGTTCCAGTACTGGGAGCAACTGGTGGACGAACGGCCGGAGTTGTTCGCCCAGACGCGGCTGTACGTGAGCACCTTCGACGCGGTGCACCCGCGGACCGTCCGCAAGTTCCTCAGCGCCTCGGCCGGCCGGTTCCCCACCTGGGGTTGGGGCCTCGGCCAGTCCGAGATCACCGGCATCGTCGCCAACCTGTTCACCCGCCGCACGGTGCGCGCCGGCCGTCCGGAGGCGACCAACCTGGGCTGGCCGATGCTGCTGCGGCTGAAGGTGGTCGACCCCGAGACCGGCCGTCGGCAGCCACGGGGCAAGCCGGGGATGATCATGGTCTCCACGAAGGCGCGGTGCCTGAGCTACCTGGGGGAGGACGACCGCTATCGAGCCAAGCTCAACGGCCGGTGGTGGAACAGCGGTGACCTCGGCGAGCGGGTGGGACTCGGGCGGGTCCGCCTGCTCGACCGGGAGGTGGACATGATCCCGGGCATCAGCTGCATAGAGCTGGAGAGCACGTTGCTGGAGCGGCTCGACAACGCCTCGGACGTCACCATTCTCGGTGTTCCGGGACAGGCTCCCGTCCCCGTTCTGTGCATGCGCGGAAACCGGTTGGACCCGGAGGAATGGCAGCGTGCCGTCACCGGGCTGCCGGAACTCGCGGAGCCGCGCGTCGTGCCCTGGGAAGAGGTCCCGAGGACGGCCACCTGGAAGGTCCGCAGGGCCGTACTGCGTGAGCAGGTTCTCGGCACGAACGCGACTGTCGGCAGCGGGAAATGGACATGAACCGACAAGACTGGAAAGCAGGTGTGCCGTGAACTGGCTGCCGCCGGCACTCGTCGACCTCCCCTCCGTCGCTCCCTCGGCCTCGGAGCCGAGGGACTTCAGGAACGGCTGGTTCTGGGCCATCGTCGTGGGGATCGCGCTGTTCTGGTTCCTCGCCTACTGCCTTGCCATCCACCGGGCCTATGTGGACAAGCGCACCGGAATCCCCACGGTCGTGGTCGCGATCAACTTCTCCTGGGAGTTCGTGCATTCCTTCGTCATCGACCAGGAGCCCGCGCAGCGTCCGGCCAATTTCATCTGGTTCTTCTTCGACATCATCATCGTGTACCAGGTGATGAAGTACGGGAAGAAGGACTTCCCCAAGCTGACGGAGCGGAACTTCCAGCGGCTGTTCTGGGGGATCTGCGGCTACTGCGCGGTGCAGCACTACCTGATGGCCTATGAATTCCGTGACGTGCTCGGCATGTACAGCGGTGTGGCCCTCAACGTGGGTCTCAGCGCGTCCTTCATCATCACCCTCAGACAGCGCCGGTCGTCCGCCGGCCAGTCGGTGCACATCGCCGTCTGCAAGACGCTGGGGTCCTTCCTCGCCGGCCTGAACGTGCTCATCATCTTCCCGAGCCGCGCCCTCGTGCTGTTCTGGTTCGTCATCATTCTCGTGCTGGACCTGACCTACGTCCGGATGGTCTTCCGGCAGATTCGGGCCGAGGGCCAGTCTCCCTGGGCGCTCAACAGGCCGCCTGTGACGGATCCGGTCGTCCACGAGCCGTCGACCGCCCCGGCCGTCGCCTGACCGGGGGCGTCACCGCGCGCTGCTCGGCGCCTTGTGCCACCGCCTCGTGCCACCGAGAAGAAACAGAGAAAGCAACACAGGAAGAGGAAGACCGCCACCATGATGAAGTACCTGTCCGAGCTCGTCCTACGGCGGAGCAGGTCGGTGCTCGTCGTCGCCCTGCTGTTCACGCTCCTCGGGGGCGCGGCCAGCGCGACCCTGTTCGGGAGGTTGACGGCAGGAGGGCTGACGAACAAGGGATCGGAGTCCGGGCAGGCGACCCGCATCCTGGAGAAGAACGGCCAGGGGCAGCCCAATCTCACCCTCGTCGTCACCGTCGGCCCGGCCGGTGTGGACGCCCCCGCCGCCGCGGAGGCGGGCAGCCGACTCACCGAACGGCTCGCCAAGGAGAAGGACGTCATCAACGTCACCTCCTACTGGACGGCGGGACGCCCTCCCCAACTGCGCAGTGAGAAGGGCGACAAGGCGCTGGTCGGGGCGACGATCCGCGGCGACGAGACGTCCGTGCCCAAGCTGCTCGACGAACTGGCCCCGCGGTACGAGGGAACCCACGACGGCCTGGACGTCAGGGTCGGCGGCTACGCGATGTTCCAGAAGGAGACCACCGAGATCAGCCAGGAGGACGGCACCAAGGGGGAGACCATAGCCTTCCCCCTGACGATGATCGTCCTCGTGCTGGTCTTCGGCAGCATCGTCGCCGCCTGTCTGCCGCTGGCCGTGGCCGTGGTGTCGATGATGCTCGGCTTCGGCGTGCTGTGGGTGATGGCCAACCTCACCGACCTCTCCGTCTTCGTGGTCAGCGTCGTCACCCTGTTCGGTCTCGGGCTCGCGATCGACTACAGCCTGCTGATCGTCAACCGCCACCGCGAGGAACTGCGGGACGGGGCGTCACCCGAACAGGCCATCCGCACCACCATGAACACGGCGGGGCGTACGGTCCTCTTCTCCGCGGTCACCATTGCCCTGGTCCTCGTCGGACTGCTGTTCTTCCCCCTGGAGGCGGTCCGGTCCATGGGGATCGGGGGCATGGTGACGGCCCTGCTCTCGGCCCTGGGCGCGCTCACCGTGCTGCCGGCGCTGCTCCTGACGCTCGGCCCGCGGGTGGAGAAGGGACGCGTCTTCGGCAGGCGCCGGGACGCACGCGCCGGGCGGGAGGTCGAGCACGGCTTCTGGCACCGCCTCGCCACCTTCGTCATGCGCCGCCCGGTGCCCGTCGCCACCGTGGTGATCGCCTTCCTCCTGCTGCTGGGGGCGCCCTTCCTGGGCGTCGAGGTGGGTATGCCCGACGAACGCTCCATGCCCGCGTCCTCCGAGGCACGGCAGGTCGCCACGATCATCAGGACCGAGTTCGACAGCGCGGAGCAGAACGCCGCGCAGGTCGTCCTGCCCGACGTCACCGACAGCGACAAGGACCTTCCCGGGTACGCCGCCGCCCTGTCGAAGCTGCCCGGGGTCGCCCGCGTGGACGGCCCGACCGGCAGCTACGTCAAGGGCGCACAGGCCGTCGCCAGGACCCCGGCGCACGGACGTTTCGCCCTGGACGACGGCAGCTGTCTCTCGGTGGTCCCCGCATCGGGCGACCCGGACGCAGCCCAGCAACTGGTCCATGACGTACGGGCGCAGCACGCGCCGTTCAAGGCACTCGTCGGCGGCATGGCGGCGGACAGCATCGACACCACCGACACCCTGCTCGACCGGCTGCCCTACGCCCTCGGCGCGGTGATGGTGGCCATGGTCGTCCTGCTGTTCCTGCTCACCGGGAGCGTGATGCTGCCGTTCCTGGCCCTGGCACTCAGCGCTCTGAGCCTCACCGCCACCTTCGGCGCGCTGGTCTGGATCTTCCAGGACGGCCACCTCGTGTCGCTGCTCGGCGACGTCACCGTCACCGGCAGCATCGCCTCGACGATCCCGGTCGTCCTGTTCGCGCTCTCCTTCGGACTGGCCATGGACTACCAGGTGTTCATGCTGGCCCGGATCCGCGAGGAGTACGTCCGCACCGGCTCCGGAACCACCGCGGTGGCCCAGGGACTCGAACGCATCGGACGCATGGTCACGGCAGCCGCCGTACTGATCTCCATCGTCTTCCTCGGCTTCACCGTCTCCGGCATCTCCTACGTCAAGGCATACGGCGTCGGACTCCCGCTCGCCGTGCTGATGGACGCCACCCTGATCCGCGGCGCCCTGCTCCCCGCGCTCATGCGGCTCGGCGGCAAGGCCACCTGGTGGGCGCCGGGCTTCCTGCGGCGAGTGCACGTGAGGTTCGGCCTCCACGAGTCGTCGCAGGCCCCCGACGCGCCGCGCTCACCCGGTGCCCCGCCGTACGCCGGCGTCCGGTAGCGGCCCGCTCGCACACCTCGCTCGTACAACTCACCAATACACCCTGCGCGTTCCGGCGCCGGCCCGCCGCGGCCGGCGCCGGAACGCGTTGTCGTGCCCGGACGCCGCCCCCGCAGCGGGCCGCCGGCACCTCCCCGTCACCGTCAGCGAAAGGCAGGACGCGAAGATGGACACCAGACTCTGGGCCGATGTCACACTGATGAAGGGCGGCGCCACGGACGTCGCCCTCGCTCTCATACGGACCTCGGACGCGAGCGGCGTACTCGTGCGTCCCGACCAGCTCGACGGCTGGGAGCCGCTGGCCCGGATCGCCGTCGCGTCCCTCGTCACCGCCGAGGAGGCCGGCCGCCTCGACGACGACCGCGTCCAGACGCTGATCGCAGCCTCCCCGCAGGAGCTCGACGGCGTGCGCGCCGCCGCCGGCAACCGGGCGGTCGGTGTGCGCTGCGAGATCACCGACGGCGACACCATGAACGAGGCGGCCTCGCTCTGCGGGACCGCCGACTTCCTGGTGGCGGCCTTCGCCGACGAGACCAACATCCCGCTGGAGCTCCTCCTGGCCCGCGCGCAGGGCACCCGGACACAGGTCTACAAGCAGCTGCTGACCAGCGCCGAGACCGCGAGCGTGGCCGGGGTGCTGGAGACCGGACCGGCCGGGCTCGTCGTCGGCGCCGGGCACCTCGCGGACCTGGACAAGGTCGCCGCCGTACTGCGGGCGGAGCGGCACGCACAGCTCGACCTCGTACCGCTCGAGGTCGTCCGCTCCGAGCCGGTCGGCATGGGCTACCGCGGCTGCATCGACACCACCCACCTGTTCGACGACGACGAAGGCATGGTCATCGGCTCCACCTCGTCCGGCGGCATCTTCGTCTGCGCCGAGGTGCACTACCTGCCGTACATGAATCTGCGGCCCTTCCGGGTCAACGCCGGTGCGGTGCACTCGTACGTCTTCGGGACCGGGACCACGGCCTACATCACCGATCTCGCGGCTGGTGAGAAGTGCTACGCCGTCAACACCGACGGCCGGTTCCGCGAGGCGATGGTCGGGCGGATCAAGGTCGAACTGCGCCCGCTGCGGCTGGTCGAGGCCCGCTACGGCGACGTCACGGTCAACGCCTTCCTCCAGGACGACTGGCACGTACGGGTGATGAGCGCCGAGGGCAAGCCGCTGAACCTCACCGAGGTGGTCCCCGGCACCCTGCTGCTCGGCCGGGTCACGGAGCCGGGCCGCCACGTCGGGATCAAGGTCGACGAGGAAATCAGCGAGTTCTGACCATGGCGGACTCGGCCGAGATCTGCGTCGTGGGAGCCGGGCCGCGCGGCATGTGCGCCGTGGAACGGCTCCTGGCGAACGCACCGCTGCCCGGATCCCAGCGTCGAGTGCGAGGTGCCCTTGGTGGCCGGGCCGACGCTGTACGAGTGGGCCCGGCTGGTCGCGGCGGGGCGCGGCGCCGGTCACGCACGAGGCGTGGCCGCAGGCCATGCCGGACACCGAGGTCGCCCTCACCCGCGCACAGGTACGGCTGGATGTCGTACCCGTTGCTGCGCTCGGCCCGATCACCGACGCGGCGCGCGCCGAGCGGCTGGACGTGGCACAGCCGGCCAGGGCCGCCCGGGGCGCCGCGAACCAGGTGGTCGAGCTGGTACGGCAGTTCACCAACTCGGCGGCGCCGCAGGCACGCTCGCCTCCTACCAGGAGTACGCCGCGCCGGCCGCGGGCGACGCGGCGGCCGTCGACCACGGCGCGGAACTGCTCGGCGGGTTCGCCGCGGAGCTGCGGCTCGGCGCGCCGGACGTGCCGTGGCACGCGCTGCGCACCCCGGTCGCCGACATCGCGGCGACCGCGGCCCTACGTCGGCGGGGCGATCGGCAAGTTCGGCCTGGACGTACAGACCCTGTCCCGCACCGAGTTCGCCGAGGTCACCGAGCCGGCCGCCGAGGGACGCGGCGTGTCGTCCGCGATGCCCCAGAAGCGGAACCCGTTGCCGGCCACCATGGTGATCGCCGCGGCCCGGCAACTGCCCGGCCTCGCCGCCACGGTGCACCAGTGCCTGCTGCACGAGGACGAACGCGCCCCGGGCGCCTGGCACGCGGAGCGGCAGCCGCTGCGCGAGTGCCTGCGCACCGTCGCCGGCCTGGTCGAGACGGCACATGAACTCGCCCGGGGATGGCACGTCCACCCCGGGACCATGCGGCGCAACCTCGCCCTGAGCGACGGCGCCATCGTCTCGGAGCGGCTCAACGCCGCGCTTGCCCCCCATCTCGGCAGGACCCGCGCGAAGAAGCTGATCGCCCGGGTCGCCCTGCACGGCACGACGGACGGCACGCCCTTCGGCGCCGCGCTGCCCGCCGACCCCGATTGGCCCGCCGCCGTCACCGAGCGGGAGGTACGGGTGCTCATGGCCCCCGAGGCCTACCTCGGTTCGGCGGCAGCACTGGTGAACCGCGTCCTCACCCGCTACCACGCGAGCGTTCGGCCGAGCGCCGCCGCGGAATCCACCCACAGGAGTGTCACATGACCACCAACGCGCCCGCGCAACAGGGCGGATCCAGGCTCTCCGGCACCCAGCGCGAGGCCCTCGACCACCTGCTCGCCGCAACGGAGCGGCGGCTTCACGACTTCCTGTCCGCCGAGGCGGAGATCTGGGCGAGGGTCAGCCCGCGGGCCCGCGTGCCCATCGACGCCATCGCGGCGCTCGTCCAGGCGGGCGGCAAGCGGCTGCGGCCCGCGTTCTGCATCGCCGGCTACCTCGCCGGCGAGGGCGGCCCCGAAGGATACGACGGGGTCGTCTCGGCCGCGGTGGCACTCGAGGTGCTGCACGCCTGCGCGCTCATCCACGACGACGTCATGGACCAGTCCGACCAGCGGCGGGGCGAGCCGACGGCCCATGTGCGCCACCGGGACGAACACCGTGAGCGCGGGTGGCAGGGCGCGGCGGAGCGGTACGGGGAGAACGTCGCGATCCTCGCGGGCGACCTGGCGCTGATCTACTCCGACCGGATCATGGCCGAGGCCCCGGCGACCGTCCGCGACATCTGGTGCGAACTGCGCACCGAGCTGATCATCGGCCAGTACATGGACGTCCTCGCCGCCGCCGAGTTCTCGGCCGACCCCCAGCTGGCCCGCTGGATCGCCGTGGCCAAGTCCGGTCACTACACCATCCACCGGCCACTGGCCGTCGGCGCCCGGCTGGCCGGCCGGCCCGATCTCGCCGCACCGTTCCAGGAGTACGGCGTCACGGTCGGCGAGGCGTTCCAGCTGCGCGACGACCTCATCGACGCCTTCGGCGAGAGCGAGGTGACCGGGAAACCGGCGGGCCTCGACTTCGAGCGCCACAAGATGACGCTCCTCATGGGATTGGCCATGGAGCGCGACGCACGCGTGCGTGACCTGTTCCTCGACGACGAGCACGGCTCCGAACAACTGCGCCGCGTGCTGGTCGAGTCCGGGGTCCGCGCCGACATCGAGGACCACATCGGCCAGTTGGTGCAGAAGGGGCGCGGGGCCCTCGCCGAGGCGGCACTCGACGATGCCTGGCGGGAGCAACTCGGCGCCATGGCCCACATGGTCGCCTTCCGGGACAGGTAGGCGGCGCTCATGACGCATCCGTACGAGCACGCACTGCTCGACACGATCGAGGGGCCGGCCGACGTCAGGGCACTCCCTCCCGAGCGGCTGCCGGCTCTCGCCCGGGAGATACGCGACTTCCTGGTGTGCCACGTGTCCCGCACCGGTGGCCATCTCGGGCCCAACCTCGGCGTCGTCGAACTGACGATCGCCCTCCACCGCGTCTTCGACTCCCCCCACGACCGCCTGCTCTGGGACACCGGCCACCAGGCGTACATCCACAAGCTC
Encoded proteins:
- a CDS encoding lyase family protein, with product MPDTEVALTRAQVRLDVVPVAALGPITDAARAERLDVAQPARAARGAANQVVELVRQFTNSAAPQARSPPTRSTPRRPRATRRPSTTARNCSAGSPRSCGSARRTCRGTRCAPRSPTSRRPRPYVGGAIGKFGLDVQTLSRTEFAEVTEPAAEGRGVSSAMPQKRNPLPATMVIAAARQLPGLAATVHQCLLHEDERAPGAWHAERQPLRECLRTVAGLVETAHELARGWHVHPGTMRRNLALSDGAIVSERLNAALAPHLGRTRAKKLIARVALHGTTDGTPFGAALPADPDWPAAVTEREVRVLMAPEAYLGSAAALVNRVLTRYHASVRPSAAAESTHRSVT
- a CDS encoding polyprenyl synthetase family protein, which produces MTTNAPAQQGGSRLSGTQREALDHLLAATERRLHDFLSAEAEIWARVSPRARVPIDAIAALVQAGGKRLRPAFCIAGYLAGEGGPEGYDGVVSAAVALEVLHACALIHDDVMDQSDQRRGEPTAHVRHRDEHRERGWQGAAERYGENVAILAGDLALIYSDRIMAEAPATVRDIWCELRTELIIGQYMDVLAAAEFSADPQLARWIAVAKSGHYTIHRPLAVGARLAGRPDLAAPFQEYGVTVGEAFQLRDDLIDAFGESEVTGKPAGLDFERHKMTLLMGLAMERDARVRDLFLDDEHGSEQLRRVLVESGVRADIEDHIGQLVQKGRGALAEAALDDAWREQLGAMAHMVAFRDR